ACCGCGGCGAAGGTGGCCGGCAAGGGCGTCTACGACAACTTCATCCTGACCATCGGCGCCAAGCTGTCGCGCAACGAGGTGAACAGCGTCCTGGACGGTGAGGAAGGCGACACGCATGTCAGCGGCGCCTACATGGTGCGCGGCGGGCAGCATGTCGACACCACGACCTTCATCGACCACGCCAAGCCCTGCTGCACCAGCCGCGAGGTCTACAAGGGCGTCATCGACGACCAGGCCCGCGCCGTCTTCCAGGGCAAGATCATCGTTCGCCCCAACGCGCAGAAGACCGACGGCTACCAGCAGAACCGCGCGCTCCTGCTCTCCGACACCGCGGAGATCGACGCGAAGCCGGAGCTGGAGATCTACGCCGACGACGTGAAGTGCAGCCACGGCGCCACGGTGGGCGAGCTGGACGACGACCAGCTCTTCTACCTGCGCGCCCGCGGCATCGACAAGGACACGGCGCGCGGCCTGCTGATCGGCGCCTTCCTGTCCGAGGCGCTGGAGGAGATCGCCGAGGAGAGCGTCCGCGACGCCTTCCAGAGCTACGTCGCCAACTGGCAGAACGCGCGCTGAGGGACCCGGACATGGACACCCAGATCACCCTCCCCGCATCCGCCCCCACCTTCGACGTGGAGCGCGTCCGCGCCGACTTCCCCATCCTGTCGCGCTCCGTGCACGAGCGGAAGGGCAAGCCCGGCAAGCCGCTCGTCTATCTGGACAGCGCCGCCTCCGCGCAGAAGCCGCGGCAGGTCATCGACGCCATGACCCGCTTCCTGGAGGAGGATTATTCCAACATCCACCGGGGCGTCCATTTCCTGTCGCAGACCGCGACCGACCAGTTCGAGGAGGCCCGCCGCAAGGTCGCCCGCTTCCTGAACGCCCCGTCGGAGCGCAACATCGTCTTTACCCGCAGCGCGACCGAGGCCGTCAACCTCGTCGCCCACAGCTACGGCCGGACCTTCCTGTCGGAAGGCGACGAGATCATCGTCTCGGTCATGGAGCACCACGCCAACATCGTGCCGTGGCAGCTCCTGCAGATGGACAAGGGCATCCGCATCAAGGTCGTCCCGGTGGACGAGCACGGCGTGCTGGACCTGAACGCCTACGAGGACCTGCTGTCCGACCGCACGAAGCTGGTGGCGATGACCCACTGCTCCAACGTGCTGGGCACGGTGACGCCGGCCAAGATCATCGCCCGCATGGCGCACGAGCGCGGCGTGCCGGTGCTGTTCGACGGCAGCCAGGCCGCCGTGCACGGCGTGGTGGACGTGCAGGACATCGACGCCGACTTCTACATCATGACCGGCCACAAGCTGTACGGCCCGACCGGGACCGGCGTGCTGTACGGCAAGTACGACCTGCTCAAGAAGATGCCTCCCTACCAGGGCGGCGGTGACATGATCGAGAGCGTCAGCTTCGAAGGCACCACCTTCAAGGCTCCCCCGTCCCGCTTCGAGGCCGGCACCCCGGCCATCACCGAGGTCATCGGGCTGGGCGTGGCGCTGGACTACATGGAGACGCTGGGCCGCGAGGCCATCGCGGCGCACGAGCACGACCTGCTCCAGTACGCCACGCAGCAGCTTTCCCAGATCGACGGCCTGCGCGTCTACGGCACCGCGCCGGGCAAGGGTCCGATCATCTCCTTCACGCTGGAGGGCGTGCACCCGCACGACCTCGGCACCATCGTGGACCAGTACGGCGTCGCCGTGCGGGTCGGCCGCCACTGCGCGGAGCCGCTGATGGAGCGTTTCGGCGTCGGCGCCACGGCGCGGGCCAGCTTCGCCCTTTACAACACGCGGGCGGAAGCCGACGCTCTGGTCGAATCGGTGATCGCGGTGAAGGAGTTCTTCGGAGCATGATGGACGAACTGCGCGAGCTGTACCAGGAAGTGATCCTGGACCACGGCAAGAACCCCCGGAACTTCCGGCATCCCGACGATGCCAACCGGGAGGCCAAGGGCGAGAACCCCATGTGCGGCGACCGCTTCATGGTCTATCTGAAGCTGAAGGACGGGGTGGTGGAGGATGTGGCCTTCCAGGGCCGCGGCTGCGCCATCTCCACCGCCAGCGCGTCCATGATGACGGAGGTGGTCAAGGGCAAGACCGAGGCGGAGGCCAAGGCGCTGTTCGAGACCTTCCACGACCTGTGCACCAAGGACGACCACGAGCATGGCGACCACGGCCCGGTGGACGAGGACGCCATGGAACGGTTGATGGTGCTTTCCGGCGTCCGTCAGTTCCCGGTGCGCGTGAAATGCGCCACCCTCGCCTGGCACGCGATGAACGCGGCCATCGAAGGCGAGGACAAGGCGAGCAGCGAGTAAGTTGCAGGAAACGGTGAAACGCGATGCCCGATGACGCGATCTCCCCCGATGAAGCGATCTCAAAGGACGCCGACGCCGTGGAGGCCAAGCCGATGAACCAGACCGAAGCGGACATGGCCGCGGCCAAGGCCGCCTACGATCCGCGCGCCGCGCTGAGCGAGGCGGTGATCTCGGCGCTGAAGAGCTGCTACGACCCGGAAATCCCCGTGGACATCTGGGAGCTGGGCCTGATCTACCGCGTCGACATCGGCCCGAACAACGAGGTCGAGATCGACATGACCCTGACCAGTCCCATGTGCCCGGTGGCCGGCGAACTGCCGATGCAGGTGCAGCAGGCGGTTGAGTCCGTCGAGGACGTCACCACATGCAAGGTGGAACTGGTTTGGGAACCGCCCTGGCGCCAGGACATGATGTCCGAGGTCGCGCGGGTCCAACTGGACATGTTTTAAGGAGGCGAAGATCCCCATGGCCACGGCTTCTACGGCTTCTTTCCCCAAGGCCCTCTCCATCACCGACGCCGCCGCAGAGCGCGTGCGCATGCTGATGTCGAAGGCGACGGACGACTACATCGGCCTGCGCATCGGCGTGAAGGCGAAGGGCTGCTCCGGCCTCAGCTACGACGTGCAGTACGCCAAGGAAAAGATGAAGTTCGACGAGGTGGTGGAGGACAAGGGCGTCACCGTCCTGATCGACCCCGCCGCCGTGATGTTCCTGATCGGCAGCGAGATGGACTACGTCGACGACAAGTTCCAGACCGGCTTCGTCTTCAAGAACCCGAACGAGAAGGGCCGCTGCGGCTGCGGCGAGAGCTTCCACGTTTGACCGCCCCCGCCTCTCCCGCTTCCGGCGGGAGAGGCGGCGAGCGCCCGGCATCCGTTGGAACGCGCCGGTTACGCTTTGTCGATGATGCGCATCGACGCGATGATTCGATCCACCTCCGGCGCGTATTTCGGACGGTAGTGCAGCCTCGCGCCCTGGTGCGCGACCATGTACAGCTTGCCGTTCTTCTGAACCAGGACCGCCACACCATCGCGATCCAGTTCATCCTCTCCTGAGAAGGAGAAATCGAGGCGAATTCCCTCGCCGCCGGACACCGTCTGCGGCTTCAGCGAGCGGACCGTGAAGACCTTGGCCTTGAAGGATTTGGTGAAGGCCGATTCAAACAGGCTGCTCAAATCCTCGGTCGGCATGCCGGCCCGGTAGACTGGCGGCTTTTCGTTGCTTCCGGCGATGTTGAACAGGGGCTTACCATCTTCGATCCCTGCGGCGAGGATCAGCAGATCCAGCTGTTCGCCATCGACCGTCCAGAAATCCAGATTCCCCGTGTCGGCCGCCCCCAAGGCCGTGATCCGGTTCCACTCGATGCCCGGTTCGACGGTCATGCCGCTGCGGACGGTCACCTTTTCCGTGGACGGGACAAGCGCATAGTGCACGCAGCCGGACAAAGCCACCAGGGCGTACAGCACGGCCAGGGTGCGGATTACAAACTGCGGCATACGGATCAACTCCCCAGGGCGATGTAGCTTTGAATGAGGTCGCGGTCCGTCGCCCGTGGCGCGAGCGACAGATAACGCTGGAAGGCTTCCGCCGACGGTCCCCGTTCTCCCTGCTGGCGCAGGACGAGGCCAAGGCCGCGCCAGGCTTCCGGCGGAGCGTCCGGCGTGGCGACCGACCGTTCGTACCAGCCCCGCGCACGGCCCAGATCCCCGTTCTCGGCGCGGAGACGGTGGACCTCGCCGTAGAAATGCATGATGTCCGCGTCGGGTGGGATGTCGGAACAGAGCTGGTCGAGCAGGACCAGCGTGCGCGGAAACTGGCGCATCCGCAGTTCATCCTCGAACAGCGTCCGGCGCAGGCCCCGCAAATTTCTGCGGTAGGGCTCGGCCCCGTCGGTCTGCCCAGGCTGGGCCAAGCCGGTTGCCTTCGCCTTCAGTATCGCCTGCCGCTCCTCCGGCTCCGGGTGCGACGCGAAGAAGATGTTGCGCTCGGCTTCCTCCGCCATCGCCTTCTTCTCGGCGACCAACTGCTCCCAGACGCGCGCGGCCTCTCCCGGCGCATAGCCGGCCTTCGCCATGAGATGGATGCCAATGTCGTCGGCCTCCCGCTCCTGGTCGCGGGAGTAGGAGAATATGCTGGCGAGCAGAGCCATCTGGGTCAGGCTTCCCACCGCGGGGATGCCGGCCAGGGCCAGGCCGAGACTCAGGAACGCCCCGAAATCCGCCTTGGCCCGTGCATCACGCCATTTCTGCAACGAGTGCTTCCGCAGATAATGCCCGATTTCATGACCCAGAACGGCGGCCAGCTGGGCCTCGTTGCGGGTGCGCAGAAGAAGGCCGGAGTAGACCTGCATCATCCCGTTCGGCGCCATCGATGCGTTGAACACCGGCGTGCGCACGATATAGACCCGGATATCGGCACAGTGGTCCGCGGTCATGCGGCACACGATGTCGCGCAGATAGGTGTTCACGGCCTCGTCTCGCACCAGGGCGCGGGAGCGCTTCACGTCGCTCTCCGTCCGGTCCATCACCTGCCAGAGCCCGCCCTCATCCGTCGCCGCGGACGGCCGGTAGCCGGGTGCGGTGTTGCCCTCGCCCGTTCCGGTGGTCGTGCAGCCGGTCAGTGCCAAAGCGGAACAGCAGCCGCAGCCCGCAAGAAAGCTCCGGCGATGCATTGTCTGGCGCCGCATGACAGTCATTTCGGGAAGTCCGCCAGCAGCACCTTCGCGGTTTCACGCGCCGGTTCCACGGTGCGCAGATCGCCGGCACCGCGCATCAGCCGGTTGAACCAGACAATGTTCCCGGTTTCGAGATCCACCAGCGACGCGAAGCCGACCTGTGATCCGCCCTGCACCCCGACGCCCAGCACCGCCGCCGCGACCATCAGGGCGACGCGGCCGCCACTGGCGTAGCTGTCGCGCACCCAGACGAACAGCGCGTAATCGGCACCGGTCGCCTCCTTCAACGTTCTGGCGGTGGTTCCCAGGGTCCAGTCGAAGGTGCCGCGCTTGGTCGGCAGTTTCTTGACGTCGAAGAAGTGGTGGATCATGGCCGAGGTGCCGACCTTTTCATGCAGCCTCTGCAATTGATGCAGGGTGTCCACGACCTCCGGATTGGCCTTGCTGTCATCGAAGGCGGCGATGCTCAGTCCCAAATCCGCCTGTTGTTCGTCGAAAGCCACGGACAGGTGACGACGCGCCGCCTCGGTCCATTCGGCCTTCGGCTCATTCATTCCGGCTGCCGACAGCTCGCTGAGCTCAACGTCAAGAGGCATCAGCACAATCCGGGTGCTGTTGCCCGGGCGTTTGATCGTTTCGACATGCTTTACGCTGGATTGACAGGCGGATACCAGAACCACCGCCACAAGAACAGCCAGAACTCTGCCGAACACTGAAAGCGCGGGAAACGATCGACCGGACACGCGATGGCTCCATCATACTGGGATATTCATACCAAAAGCATTACTTCTTTCAGTTCTATGTATCATTAAGGGCAAAATCAACAGATACCGCCACCTGTGGTCACCACCTGCATGTCCCGCCGGACCAAGGCGCAATGGATGCGTCTTGCCCCTGTCCAACGCCCCTCCGCGTCCCCACTCTCCATGCTAGAGTCCGTCCCCGCGACGCCGACACGGCCAAAACAAGGTTAGAGAAAAGCCCCATGGACAAAGGCACGCCCAAGGCCATCCGCCTGCAGGACTACCGCCCGCCCGCGCATCTGATCGACACGGTCGATCTGTTCTTCGACCTCGGCGAGGAGGTGACCACGGTCCGCGCGCAGCTCGGGCTGCGGCGCAACCCGGCGCGCGACGACGCGGCGGCGCTGCCGCTGACGCTGGACGGGCAGCGGCTGGAGCTGGTGTCCGTGGCGCTGAATGGGCAGCCGCTGGGCGATGCCGACTACACCGTCACGCCGGACCATCTGACCGTCCACAGCGTGCCGGAGACCTTCACGCTGGAAACCGTCGTCCGCATCAAGCCGCAGGAGAACACGGCGCTGGAGGGGCTCTACAAGTCCTCAGGCAACTTCTGCACCCAGTGCGAGGCCGAGGGCTTCCGCAAGATCACCTATTTCGCCGACCGGCCCGACGTGATGGCCCGCTACACCACCACGATCACGGCGGACAAGGCGCGCTACCCGGTGCTGCTGTCCAACGGCAACCTCGTGGACTCCGGCGACCTGCCCGACGGGCGCCACCGCGCGGTGTGGGAGGACCCCTTCCCCAAGCCCTGCTACCTGTTCGCCCTGGTCGCCGGCAGTCTTGTGCACCAGGAGGACCGCTTCCGCACCGCGTCCGGCCGCGACGTGACCCTGCGCATCTATGTCGAGCCGGGGAACGAGGACAAGGTCGACCACGCCATGCGCTCGCTCATCAAGTCGATGCGCTGGGACGAGGAGGTGTTCGGGCTGGAATACGACCTGGACATCTTCAACATCGTCGCCGTCGGCGACTTCAACATGGGGGCGATGGAGAACAAGTCCCTCAACGTCTTCAACACGAAATACATCCTGGCCAAGCCGGAGACCGCCACCGACCAGGATTTCCTGGGCATCGAGGCGGTGGTGGCCCACGAGTATTTCCACAACTGGACCGGCAACCGCGTCACCTGCCGCGACTGGTTCCAGCTCTCGCTGAAGGAGGGGCTGACCGTCTTCCGCGACCAGGAATTCTCCAGCGACATGAACTCGCGGGCGGTCAAGCGCATCGCCGACGTGCAGCGCCTGCGCACCGTGCAGTTCCCGGAGGATTCCGGCGCCATGGCGCACCCCGTGCGCCCGGACAGCTATGTGGAGATCAACAACTTCTACACCCCCACCGTCTACGACAAGGGGTCGGAAGTCATCCGCATGTACCACACGCTGCTGGGGCCGCAGGGCTTCCGCAAGGGCATGGACCTGTACTTCCAGCGCCACGACGGGCAGGCGGTGACCTGCGACGACTTCGCGGCGGCGATGTCCGACGCCACCGGCGTGGACCTGACCCAGTTCAAGCGCTGGTACCGGCAGGCCGGCACGCCGGAGCTGGACGTGTCCGGGGCCCATGACGAGGCGGCCAAGACCTACCGGCTGACCGTCCGGCAGACCGTGCCGCCCACCCCCGGCCAGCCGGTGAAGGAGCCGATGCACATCCCGCTGGTCACGGGCCTGCTCGGTCCGGACGGGGCGGACCTGCCGCTGCGCCTGTCCGGCGAGGCGGAGGCGACCGGCACCAGCCGCACCCTGCACATCACCGAGGCCGAGCAGACCTTCACGTTCGTCGACGTGCCGGCACGCCCGGTGCCGTCGCTGCTGCGCGGCTTCTCCGCCCCGGTGAAGCTGCGGGCCGACCTGACGGACGGCGACCTGACCTTCCTGATGGCCAACGACAGCGACGCCTTCAACCGCTGGGAGGCCGGGCAGACGCTGGCCACCCGCCTGCTGCTCTCCCTGGTCGCCGACCGGCAGGCCGGGCGGGACCTTGCGCTGCCCCAGAGCTTCATCGACGCGGTGGGCGCCGTCCTGAAGGACGCCGACCAGGACCCGGCCTTCGCCGCGCAGGCCCTGGTGCTGCCGACCGAGAGCTACCTCGGCACGCAGATGGAGGTGATCGACCCCGACGCCATCCACGCCGTGCGCGAGTTCGCCCGCCGCCGGCTGGCCGAGGCGCTGCGGCCCGGCTGGCTTGAGACTTACCGCCGCAACGCGGGCAACGAGCCCTTCTCGGTGGACGCCGCGGCGATCGGACGGCGGGCACTGAAGAATCTGTGCCTCGCCTATCTCATGGCGCTGGAGGACGAGGAGGCGCTCAGCCTCTGCCTCGGCCAGTATCGCGGCGCCCAGGCGATGACCGACGTGATGGCGGCCCTGCAGTTCCTCAGCAATTCCAACGCGCCGGAACGGGACGAGGCCATCGCCGGCTTCTACGAGCGCTGGAAGGGCGAGGCGCTGGTCGTGGACAAGTGGTTCGGCGTGCAGGCGACCTCGCACCGTCCCGACACGCTGGAGCGGGTGACGGAGCTGCTCGCCCACCCCGCCTTCGAGATCCGCAACCCGAACAAGGTCTACGCCCTGATCGGCGGCTTCGCGGGCGGCAACCCGGTGCGCTTCCACGACACCAGCGGGGCGGGCTATCGCTTCCTGGCCGATCAGGTCCTCCGGCTCGACCCGATGAACCCGCAGGTCGCGGCCCGCATGGTCGGGCCCTTCTCGCGCCTGCGCCGCTACGATGCGACGCGCCGTGCCCTGATGAAGGCCGAGCTGGAGCGCATCGTCGCCACGCCGGGCCTGTCGCCGGACGTCTTCGAGGTGGCGAGCAAGAGCCTGGAGGCCGCCGGCTGACCCGAAGCGGCCTGCCCCAGAGGCGGGTTTGCCCAAAAGGAAAGGGCCGGAGGGTTTCCCCTCCGGCCCGTCCATACCCCCGCGCCGAAACGCGGGCGTCTTTACTTCTGCTCACCCAGGAAGGCGATCAGATCGTCCACCTTGCCGGCGTCCTTGATGCCCGCGAAGGCCATCGTGCCGCCCGGAACGACTTCCTTCGGGGCGGTGATGTAGGCCTTCAGGTTGTCCGGGGTCCAGACCAGACCGCCGGCGGCCTTCTCCTGCATCGGCTTGGAGTACTTGAAGCCGTCGATCGAGGCGGCCGGGCGGCCGACGACGCCGAACAGCGACGGGCCGACCTTGTTCTTGCCCTGCTCCGCGGTGTGGCAAGCCATGCACTGCTTGAAGACGTCCTTACCGGCGGCGGCGTCAGCGGCCTGCGCGGCGCCCGCGCCCATGGCAATGCCGGCGATCAGGGCGGCGCCCAGGATATGCTTGTTCATTGGTCAGATTCCCCCTTCCGGATGAGGCCGGCGTTCGGATGCCGGCAGGTTCGGGCGCAGCATACACATTCTGTGGTTAAGGCCAACCCCCCAACGTGTCGCGCCCACAGCACAAACACCAAATACGGGTTATTTCATCCAGGCGAGAAGAAGGACAAGAACAGCCACCACGACCAGCGCCGCCCAAGGCACATAGAAGCCGCCCCGCCCGCGGGCGGCGGGAAGCGGGATGGGAATTTCCGGGGCGGGAGCCGCCACGGCGGGTGTGACCGGTCGAGGCGCCGCGGTGCTCCGCGCCACAGGCTCCGCGACAGTTTCCGAGGCCGCTTCCGCAACCGGTTCGGGAACCGGCTCGGGCGCCGGCCCGCCGACCACCGCCGTGAAGCGGTTGAAGAAATCATCCGCCATCTTACGCGCCGTGGCGTCCACCAGACGCGATCCGATCTGCGCCAGCTTGCCGCCGACCGTGGCGTGGGCGGTGTAGGACAGGACCGTCGCCGCCTCGCCGTCCGGTTCCAGCGAGACCTTGGCGCCGCCCTTGCCGAAACCGGCGGCCCCGCCGGAGCCTTCGCCGGTGATGGTGTAGCCGTTGGGCGGGTCGAGGTCGGAGAGGGTCACCTTGCCGGAGAACTTGGCGCTGACCGGCCCGACCTTGGCGACGACCTTGGCGGTGAATTCCGTGTCGGAGGTCTTCTGCACCTCCTCGCAGCCGGGAATGCACTGGCGCAGGATGTCCGGATCGTTCAGCGCCGCCCAAACCTTGTCCCGCGGGGCCGTGATGCGCTGGCTGCCGCTCATGTCCATGACGTGGTCCTCCCCTGCCTTTTTCTCACAGCCAAGCCATAGCCGGACGATACGGCAAGGCCGCGGCCGGCGACAGTCCCCCTTTCAGCCAGGAAGGGGCCGTTCAGCGCGGGGCGGGCGGAACGCAGTTCTGGACGATCGGCGTGCAGGCGGACAGCGAGGCGTTGCCCGGATAGGACACCTGCTCCACGACCCCGCCCGGCCCGAGGACGAAGGTGGCCTCGCA
This genomic stretch from Azospirillum sp. TSH58 harbors:
- a CDS encoding M48 family metallopeptidase, which produces MRRQTMHRRSFLAGCGCCSALALTGCTTTGTGEGNTAPGYRPSAATDEGGLWQVMDRTESDVKRSRALVRDEAVNTYLRDIVCRMTADHCADIRVYIVRTPVFNASMAPNGMMQVYSGLLLRTRNEAQLAAVLGHEIGHYLRKHSLQKWRDARAKADFGAFLSLGLALAGIPAVGSLTQMALLASIFSYSRDQEREADDIGIHLMAKAGYAPGEAARVWEQLVAEKKAMAEEAERNIFFASHPEPEERQAILKAKATGLAQPGQTDGAEPYRRNLRGLRRTLFEDELRMRQFPRTLVLLDQLCSDIPPDADIMHFYGEVHRLRAENGDLGRARGWYERSVATPDAPPEAWRGLGLVLRQQGERGPSAEAFQRYLSLAPRATDRDLIQSYIALGS
- the sufU gene encoding Fe-S cluster assembly sulfur transfer protein SufU, yielding MMDELRELYQEVILDHGKNPRNFRHPDDANREAKGENPMCGDRFMVYLKLKDGVVEDVAFQGRGCAISTASASMMTEVVKGKTEAEAKALFETFHDLCTKDDHEHGDHGPVDEDAMERLMVLSGVRQFPVRVKCATLAWHAMNAAIEGEDKASSE
- a CDS encoding cytochrome c family protein, with the protein product MNKHILGAALIAGIAMGAGAAQAADAAAGKDVFKQCMACHTAEQGKNKVGPSLFGVVGRPAASIDGFKYSKPMQEKAAGGLVWTPDNLKAYITAPKEVVPGGTMAFAGIKDAGKVDDLIAFLGEQK
- the pepN gene encoding aminopeptidase N produces the protein MDKGTPKAIRLQDYRPPAHLIDTVDLFFDLGEEVTTVRAQLGLRRNPARDDAAALPLTLDGQRLELVSVALNGQPLGDADYTVTPDHLTVHSVPETFTLETVVRIKPQENTALEGLYKSSGNFCTQCEAEGFRKITYFADRPDVMARYTTTITADKARYPVLLSNGNLVDSGDLPDGRHRAVWEDPFPKPCYLFALVAGSLVHQEDRFRTASGRDVTLRIYVEPGNEDKVDHAMRSLIKSMRWDEEVFGLEYDLDIFNIVAVGDFNMGAMENKSLNVFNTKYILAKPETATDQDFLGIEAVVAHEYFHNWTGNRVTCRDWFQLSLKEGLTVFRDQEFSSDMNSRAVKRIADVQRLRTVQFPEDSGAMAHPVRPDSYVEINNFYTPTVYDKGSEVIRMYHTLLGPQGFRKGMDLYFQRHDGQAVTCDDFAAAMSDATGVDLTQFKRWYRQAGTPELDVSGAHDEAAKTYRLTVRQTVPPTPGQPVKEPMHIPLVTGLLGPDGADLPLRLSGEAEATGTSRTLHITEAEQTFTFVDVPARPVPSLLRGFSAPVKLRADLTDGDLTFLMANDSDAFNRWEAGQTLATRLLLSLVADRQAGRDLALPQSFIDAVGAVLKDADQDPAFAAQALVLPTESYLGTQMEVIDPDAIHAVREFARRRLAEALRPGWLETYRRNAGNEPFSVDAAAIGRRALKNLCLAYLMALEDEEALSLCLGQYRGAQAMTDVMAALQFLSNSNAPERDEAIAGFYERWKGEALVVDKWFGVQATSHRPDTLERVTELLAHPAFEIRNPNKVYALIGGFAGGNPVRFHDTSGAGYRFLADQVLRLDPMNPQVAARMVGPFSRLRRYDATRRALMKAELERIVATPGLSPDVFEVASKSLEAAG
- a CDS encoding carbon monoxide dehydrogenase subunit G, whose protein sequence is MDMSGSQRITAPRDKVWAALNDPDILRQCIPGCEEVQKTSDTEFTAKVVAKVGPVSAKFSGKVTLSDLDPPNGYTITGEGSGGAAGFGKGGAKVSLEPDGEAATVLSYTAHATVGGKLAQIGSRLVDATARKMADDFFNRFTAVVGGPAPEPVPEPVAEAASETVAEPVARSTAAPRPVTPAVAAPAPEIPIPLPAARGRGGFYVPWAALVVVAVLVLLLAWMK
- a CDS encoding iron-sulfur cluster assembly protein, which encodes MPDDAISPDEAISKDADAVEAKPMNQTEADMAAAKAAYDPRAALSEAVISALKSCYDPEIPVDIWELGLIYRVDIGPNNEVEIDMTLTSPMCPVAGELPMQVQQAVESVEDVTTCKVELVWEPPWRQDMMSEVARVQLDMF
- a CDS encoding cysteine desulfurase produces the protein MDTQITLPASAPTFDVERVRADFPILSRSVHERKGKPGKPLVYLDSAASAQKPRQVIDAMTRFLEEDYSNIHRGVHFLSQTATDQFEEARRKVARFLNAPSERNIVFTRSATEAVNLVAHSYGRTFLSEGDEIIVSVMEHHANIVPWQLLQMDKGIRIKVVPVDEHGVLDLNAYEDLLSDRTKLVAMTHCSNVLGTVTPAKIIARMAHERGVPVLFDGSQAAVHGVVDVQDIDADFYIMTGHKLYGPTGTGVLYGKYDLLKKMPPYQGGGDMIESVSFEGTTFKAPPSRFEAGTPAITEVIGLGVALDYMETLGREAIAAHEHDLLQYATQQLSQIDGLRVYGTAPGKGPIISFTLEGVHPHDLGTIVDQYGVAVRVGRHCAEPLMERFGVGATARASFALYNTRAEADALVESVIAVKEFFGA
- a CDS encoding iron-sulfur cluster assembly accessory protein → MATASTASFPKALSITDAAAERVRMLMSKATDDYIGLRIGVKAKGCSGLSYDVQYAKEKMKFDEVVEDKGVTVLIDPAAVMFLIGSEMDYVDDKFQTGFVFKNPNEKGRCGCGESFHV